The following are encoded in a window of Amaranthus tricolor cultivar Red isolate AtriRed21 chromosome 2, ASM2621246v1, whole genome shotgun sequence genomic DNA:
- the LOC130806639 gene encoding uncharacterized protein LOC130806639: MADTIQISKNLVFQLVDDDVKSKKKPKKSKAKVPREPSQAQKKAPQKQLADESAAQKGTPSAGWPLQPPFFLSVPSTSNPELEAIRSVLKESETVLEKMKKYEENMLKEVTQRSKELHEKEFKLPQQKTIVCQSERDSCAACYKEHKQDSLKCASLVQSYRDCVRKAKNLEKSLR, from the coding sequence ATGGCGGACACTATTCAAATCAGTAAAAATTTAGTATTTCAGCTTGTAGATGATGATGTGAAGTCAAAAAAGAAACCCAAGAAAAGCAAGGCAAAGGTACCTAGAGAGCCTTCACAGGCACAAAAGAAAGCACCCCAAAAGCAGCTTGCTGACGAGTCTGCAGCACAAAAAGGAACTCCTTCGGCTGGATGGCCTCTTCAACCCCCGTTCTTTTTATCTGTGCCTTCGACCTCAAACCCAGAGCTAGAAGCTATTCGTTCTGTTCTCAAGGAGAGTGAAACAGTTttggagaaaatgaaaaaatacgAGGAGAACATGCTGAAAGAAGTCACACAAAGATCGAAAGAACTACATGAGAAAGAATTCAAGCTTCCTCAACAAAAAACTATTGTTTGTCAGTCAGAGAGAGACTCATGTGCTGCATGTTACAAGGAGCACAAGCAAGACTCGCTCAAATGCGCAAGCTTGGTTCAGAGTTATCGAGACTGCGTTCGCAAAGCAAAAAACCTTGAGAAATCGCTTAGATAG